From the genome of Natrinema marinum:
CAGCCGTGTCGCTGGCGTAGGTGAGGGCGGGGTGGAGCGCCACCGCGACGGTCAGCAGGCCGACGTTCCACCAAGGCGAGTTGTACCAGATCAGGTCGATCTCGAACGGATCGGAGAGCCCGACCTCGTCGGGCGTCCGACCGGGGACGAGGTGGTCCGGCAGCGCGTCCCGGCCGATGCCCGGAGCAACGCTTGTCGGATACCGTTCGGATCGTCGGTACCGTCGCGCATACCAACTGATCGACATCGACCGCCGGCACGAAACCGTGTTGCCGATGAGCCGGACAGTCCGCCCAGTGGTGTGCCGACCAGCGGCCGCTGTCGACCGGTCAGTTAAACTCGGACTCGAGGACGGTCGCCAGTTCGCGGTCGCTCATCCCGACCGCCAAGCCGTCGTCTCGCCCGTCACCGTCGGCGACGTACTGCTCGGGGGTCTCACAGGTAAAGCCGTAGATGCCGATCGCGCCGTCCTCGAGGTCGATGCGACCGTCGCCGTCGGCTTCGAGCCAGGCGTAGTCGTCGCCCGACGGCAGCAATTCGCCGACCGGCTCGAGCTTCCCTGCTTCGAGCAGCGCGTCGATCTCCGACGCCAGCGCGCCCGCGACCGAGACGTGTACCTCGCGGTCGTCCGCGGCCGTGTCCGCGCCACCGGTGTACAGTTCGTAGACGACGGCCCGGTCGTCGACCGCGGCGACCTCGAGACGGTCGTAGGACCAGCGAGCCGCAAAGCGCCGAAACAGCGGGTTCTCCTCGGGCCGATCGAGGTGGTACTCGAGCAGGCTGGCCTTGCGGGCGTCGGTGTAGGGCTCCAAGGCGGTGGCCGCATCGAGGCGAACGAGCAGGGAGAGTTGCTTGACGAGCGTCTCCTTGTCGATCGGCTTGACCAGATAGTCGTTGAGCGGGAGCGTGATGATGTCGTGTTCGGGGGCGACGGCGGTGATCATCACGGTGATCGCGTCGAACCGGGCGGTCACGGCGTCGAGCAGTTCGCGGCCCGGTCCGTCCGGCAGCCGCCGGTCGAGCAGCGCGATATCGAGCGTCGAGCACGACTCGAGCGCCGCCGTGCCGTCGGCGACCGAGTGCGCGACGGTGACGGTGGTCTCGCCCCCGCAGCAGTCGTTTACCCAGACGCGAAGGAGCTCCGCGAGTTCTTCGTCGTCCTCGACGATCAGTACGTGCCGAGGGGTCGTCTCGGGCGGGTCTGTCCCGGCGGCCGCATCGGCGACGGCGTCGGATGAGTCTGCAGGCATATCTGTCGGTCACTCGCTGGAAGCGGTTGCTGGGGACCCTTTCGGCTCGGTCCGTAAATAGCTCTAGAGGTCGCTGTTCACGTCGGTGACACGAGCGGCGTCTCGAGGCCCGTCGACTCGGGACACCCTCACGCCGCGTCGAGGACGGCTCCGGTCCCGGGCCGCTCGAGTCCCGCGAGATTGATCCGACCGTCGGGCATCGGGACGCCGTCGGCGGGGTCGTCGGCCAGCAAGAGCGAGCCGTCGAGGTCGGCGTAGTCGACCAGCGGCGCGAGGTGACAGGCCGCCGCGATCGAGGCGTTCGATTCGGTCATACAGCCACACAGTACCTCGAGGCCCTGAGCACGAGCGGCGCTGATGATCCGCCTGGCCTCGAGCAGCCCACCGCATTTCATCAGCTTCAGGTTCACGATGTCACAGCGGTCTGCGACCCGCGGGACGTCCGCGAGCGTTCGGCAGGACTCGTCGGCGGCGATCGGCAGCGCCGAGCGCTCGGAGACGAATTGCAGGCCCTCCGGGTCGTCGGCGGAGACCGGCTGCTCGACGAACGCCGGATCGAACTCGACGAGTCGCTCGATCTTGCGGACGGCCTCGCGAGGGCTCCAGGCCTCGTTCGCGTCGACGAACAGCCGCGCGTCGGGCGCGACCGACCGGATCGTCCGGACGATCTCCAGGTCCCGATCGGTGCCGAGTTTGACTTTCAGCGTCCCGAAGCCGCGCTCGAGGGCCGTCTCCGTCTTCGCGCGCATCGTCTCCGTCTCGTCTAGACCGATCGTGTAGGAGGTCTCGAGCGTGTCCGCGGGATCGAGCCCCCAGTAGCGATAGAGCGGCACGTCGAACCGCTTTGCGACGAGGTCGTGCAGGGCGACGCTCACCGCAGCGCGGGCGCTCGGATTTTGCCGAACCGTCTCACGCATGCGGCGTTCGATCCGCTCCAGTTGGTGGGGATCGCCGACTCCTTCGACGACCGACAGCAGGTCGGGCAGAACGGCCTCGGCCGTGGCGGCGGTCTCGCCGTAGCGCGCCGACGGCGCGGCGGCACCGACTCCCGTCGCGCCGTCGTCGTCTTCGATCCGGACGAACACCGCGTCGGTCTCCGTCGTCGTCCCGCGAGCGATCCCGAAGGGGTACTCGAGCGGGAGCGAGCGCCGTTCGAACGAGGTCTCGAGACTCATAGCAGGGCCGCGAGCAGGTCGTCGGTGCCAAAGCGGAGCACGTCGGTCGCGGGCGCGCCGAGGGCATCGGCGTAGTCGTCGACGGCGTCGCGGGCGGCCGCGTCGCGCTCGAGGCCGGCCGTGTTGAGCGCGCCGGCGACGACTTCGGCCTCCGCGACCGGCGCGGCGACGGACTCGTAGAGGTCGACGTAGGTCGGGATCGACGGCAGCGCGAACGACTCGTAGCCGTGGAGCAGATCGCGACCGGCCTCGTGACAGAGGACGAGTTCGTCGGCCATCGAGCCGTGGAGGATCCCCAACGTGACCGGCGAGTACGCCGGATGAACGATGCTGCCCTGCCCCTCGACGAACAGGTAGTCGTGGTCGTCGCCTTTCTCGAGGATCATCTCCTCGACGGCTCCTGCCGCGAAGTCGCTGACCACGCGATCGATCGGCGTCCCCCAGCCCTCGATGAGGATGCCGGTCTGGCCGGTCGGGATCACCGCGGCGTCGTGACCGGCCGCACGAGCCGCCCGCGCCAGTTCCATCGTCGTCGTCATCTTGCCGACCGAGCAGTCGGTGCCGACGGTGAGGATGACCTCCGCGTCGACCGCGTCGGCGACGCCGTCGGCGACGGTGAGATCGTCCGGCGGGTTCCGTACGTCCCGCAGCTCGCAGCCGCGTTCGGCCGCCAGCCGGGCGAACTCCTCGTCGTCCGCCAGGAAGTAGTGGAGCCCAGAGATCACGTCCCAGCCGTACTCGAGGGCCGTTCGCACGTCGTCGCGCCAGCTCTCGTCGAAACCGCCGCCGATCGGGGCGATGCCGATCAGCAGAGCGTCGATCTCGTCGGCCTCGGCCTCGAGATCGCTCGTTTCGGCGACGATCGGTGCGTCCTGAACGTCGGAGACGAACGCGGAGACCCGGCGGCCGGCGGTGTCCCTGTCGAGGACGGCGACCACGTCGTGGTCGGCGTACCGGAGGACCCCCAGGGCGGTCTTGGCCCGGTCGGGAAACTTCTCGTGGGCGAGGATCGCAACGCGCATACGGGGACATAGACGAGGGGTCACTTAAGCAGTCGTTCGGGCGACGACTGACGCCGCGAGCGACCGGTGCTCGAGCCGAACGATCGTCACACCTTACTCGTTCGCGACGCAGGGTGACGCAATGAGTGATCGGTGGCTCGCCGCCTGGGGGCTCGGCTCGATCGCCTTCGGCGGCGCCTCGCTTTTGGTCCCGCTCTATCTCGTCGAACTCGGCGCGTCGCCGGTTCAACTCGGCCTGTTGGCCGCGACGGCCGCCGGCGTCGGTGCGCCCGGTGCGATCGCGTTCGGCCGGCTGGCGAACCGGGTCGACCGTCGACGGCTGCTCGTGCTCGCGACGCTGATCGGCGTTGCGATCTCGATGGCTGCGATTCCGTTCCTGACCTCGATCGCGGCCGTTATCGTCGCCAACGCGGCGCTGTGGTTGTTCGTCTCCTCGATCGGGCCGGTCCTGACGATGCTCGTCGTCGACGACACGCCGGAATCGCAGTGGAGCGAACGGATCGGACTCGTGAACGCGTACCAGGGCTACGGCTGGGCCGGCGGGCTCGTTCTCGGAACCGTCTGGCCGCTTCTCGGCGGGCGACTGCTCGCTGCCGGGACGGTAACGCGGTCGCTGTTCTGGCTGCTCGCGGCGTGTGCCGGCGCGAGCGCTGTCCTCGCCGCGCGAACACTGCCCCGGCCCGTGTCGTCGGCCCACGTCACCGACGGGCGCGCCGTCAGGCGAGTCGGCCGGCTCCTCGCGACCTCGAGCCGCGGCGTCAAGGGGGCGACGTTCGCCTTCTCGCCGACCCGCCTCTACTGGACGACGCGGGGAATCGATCCGCGACGGCTCGCAGCCCGAACCGACCGCACACTGGCGACGTACTTCGTCGCAGGGGCCTTCTTTTTCACCGGTTCGGCGGCGTTCTGGGCGCCGCTGCCGCTGTACCTCACCGACCTCGGTTTCGACTCGGGTCGAGTGTTCGCGTGCTATCTGGCCTCGAGTCTCGGCTCCGCGGCCTGCTACGGCCTCGCCGGTCGGCTGTCGTCGCGGTACGACGTTCGGCATCTGCAATCCGGCGTGCTGGCCGTTCGCGGGGCCTTGTTTCCCTCGATCGTCGCCGTCGCGGGAGCGGGACTCGCCGTCGCGTTCGGTACGGTCGGCCTCCTCCTGGCGCTCCTCGGGGTCACGTGGGCCGGCATCGCCGTCGTCGGAACGGCGATCGTCACCCGGCTCGCGCCGCCGGACGCCCGCGGCGAGGTACTCGGAGCCTACGTCGCACTGGGCGCGGTCGGCGGCGGGCTCGGTGGCGTCCTCGGCGGCTGGGTGGCGACCTTCGGCTACGCCGCCGCCTTCGCCGTCGCTGGAGGGCTCGTTCTCGCCGGCGCGGTTCTCGTGGCCTCGCTCGAGTCGATTTCGAGCGGCGACCGCACCGTGACGACCCACCCCGAGACGGTCGCCGAGCGCGCGGACGACGACACCGCGATGGCCTCCTCGACCCGCCGCGAGTGACGTACCAACGCGATCGCCGAACGGCCGCCGGTCGGTTCGCCTGGGGGATACACGGGAATGCGGAACCCGAGCGAGCCGCGGTGGAGTCGGACCCGCTTCAAAATCGCCGCCACGCACACGTCCGAGACGGGTTCGAACTCGGTTGGATTCGGTCAAACGGTCGTCTTCGAGTACGGTATCGTTTCAGGCTGCCTCGGCTGCGGTCGTCCCGCCATCCGAAATCACTGCTTCGACGGTAGTAACAGCGTTTTTCGACACGCTTCTCGCCGCCGTACTCGGATTCACGCCGCCGAACGCTCGCACGGTCCGGGCCGTCCGACCGCCGCCGATCAACGGACAGTGCACTTATGTGCGTTGGCAGTGACAACCAGTAGCATGAATGGTGTTCTGAACGAGACGACCAACAAGATCCACAAGTACGAAGCCGGTCGGTCGGACTTTCAGACGAGTTGCGGGGCGACCTCCCACGTCGCACACGAGTACCTCCGACTGATGCCCGTCGAGCGGGCGGTCAGCGACACCGACGCGAACCGTTGCGGGCGCTGTTTCGCCGACGGGGACGGTCACTGAGCCGCGGACCGCGTCAAAGCACCCGCAGTTCCGTCGTCCAGAAGGAGCGAACGGCGTCCTCGAGCGCCGGCTTCGGGTCGCCCGTCGCGTCGACGGCGGCCGTCGCGGCCGGCTCGAGTTCCGATTCCTCGACCAGCGTCTCGACGACGCCGCGCTGTCCGACGAGATAGAGTGGGGTTTCCGCGCGCTCGCCGCCGGGTTCGTACGCGGCGAGGACCTCCCGGCAGCGCTCGAGGTGGTCGTCGATCTGGCCGTCGCGGATCCGTTCGAACCGAGCCTGCGAGAAGCCGCCCTTCGAGTGGCTTCCCTTGACGTCGCTCTCGAAGCCGCGGTAGTCGACGCGCTCGTCGCCTTCGTAGACGCCGACCGCGAAGAGGTCGGTTCGGACCAGCGCGACGGCGTGGTCGCCGGTCGGCAGGAACCACTCGCGCTCGAGGGCGAAGCGGTCGTCCCACGTCGCCGGGCGCTCGGGGGTGACGGGCGGCTCGAGGGTCAGCGCGATCAACCCGGCGTCGTCGACACAACAGAGACACGGCGCGGCGTCGTCGACGAGCGCGGTCCGATCGCCGAGCACGTCTGTCAGGTCCCCGCGAGTCGATTCGGTCAGCCCGTCATCGTCGACGCCGACCGTCAGCGCGCCTTCGGGGCCGGTCCGAAACGAGTTGAGGCGGTCGAGGACCGCCTCGAGACGAGCGCCGCGCAGGTCGTCGCGACGGCGAACGGCGAGCCCGGACTCGTCCTCGTCCGCCCGCTCGAGTTCGCCCTCGAGCTGGGCGATGCGGTCCTCGAGCCGGTTGACCCGTTCTTCGGCGTCCTGTCGCGCGGTCGCGGCTTCGGCCCGGCGCTCGGATTCGGCCTCGTAGCGCTCGCGCAGCCGGTCGTTTTCCTCCTCGAGGTCGTCGATTCGCTCCTTGAGCGATGCGCGGCCGAGCAACTCGTCGAGCATCCGGCCGAACACGGGAAGCGAGCCTACTTCTAGGTTCCGGCGTTGGGGAAGCCGTCGTCGGGCGATCCGCCAGTGTCGTCGCGCCAGCCGCCGGCGAACGCGAGCAACTGTCGCGCCCGCTCGCGCCGGGCGAGGAACACCTCCTGGAGCGACGGTGGATTTCTGATCTCTGTGCCGTCGAGCATCGATTCGGGCAGTGCGAGCGTGTTCGTCGGCACGTCCGCCGCGCCGTGGACGGGGAAGTGCTGAGACTCGAGTTTCATGACCAGCGGCGTATCGAGGCGCTCGAGACCGTCGCCGGTCGCGTACACTTCCTCGTTGATGCGCTCGTGTTGCTCGTCGTGCATGAGTGCGTGGTCCCCGTCGGTCGGGGTCACGTAGAGACGTCCGAGATAGTAGCTTTGCGAGAAGACCTCGAACATGCTAACTAGTACCATGGTCCGGACGGACATAACTGTTTGCAGATACGTTTAAATCGGCGCGCTATCAGATCGGTCGCCCGGCATCGGCGGACCGCAAGCGACGACGACGATCCGGCCGCTCGGCCACGGAGATAGCGGACTTCCCGCAGATGTAGGTCGCGATTGACGAGCCAGAAACCAGATGAAACGGTTCGAACGATCGTGCCGGAAACGGGGCGGTTTCGGTGGTCGCCGGCCCATCGTGACGAAGACTGCGCCCGGCTTGAACGCTCAGAACGAATTTCAGGGGCTGCCTGGAGCGATTAAACGGTACGAACGAAGGTCTGTCTTTTTAGTATATTCGGTGTCACAACTAACGTAATGACCACCACTCGGTCCGTTGCGGTCTTCGTGGCCCTCGCGGTCGTCGGTCTCACGGTCGCACCGCTCGCGAGCGGCGCGGTCGTGAGCCCGTTCGCAGCCGCCGAAACCGGCCAGTCCGAGACGGCAACGACGAACGCGTCCGTCGGGACGCTGATGCAAGCGAGCGCAGCCGATACGAAGAACGGAGTCGAAACCGGCATGTTCGAAGCCGCGTACGAAACGGCGGACAACGAGAGCAAAGCGACGGTCGTCACCGACCGAACCGCAGCGCTCGAGGACCGATTAGACGCACTGGAAGCCGAGCGTGCCGAACTCCGCAACCAGCGCGAAAAACTTTCACAGGGCGCCTACCGCTCTCGGATGGCGAAACTGACGGTCGAAATCGCCAGCCTCGAGCGGTCGATCGAGCGAACCGAGCGCCGCGCCGCCGAGGTCGGCGTCGGGGAGGACCGTCTGGCAGAACTCCGCGGAACCGCGGCGTCGATGCGAGAAAACGCCGCTTCGAAAGCCGGTCCAGGCGTCGCAGCGCTCGCTCGCGGCCTCTCTACCGGCGGCGGTCCGCCGGACGGTGCGGGGCCACCGGACGGTGCGGGTCCGCCGGACAACGGCGGCTCCCCCGGTGAGGCGCCGAAAAACGGACAGAACGGTGGCTCGGGAAACGGTAACTCGGGAAGCGGTAACCCGGGAAACGGTAACTCGGGAAGCGGCAACCCGGGAAACGGTAACTCGGGAAGCGGTAACCCGGGAAACGGTAACTCGGGAAACGGTAACTCGGGGACCGGCACCCCTGGTAACGGGCAAAACGGTAACTAGCTCGCTCGCGGACTCCGTCACGTCGACCTTCTCACCTCGAGTCCGGCAAGCAGACACGCTTTTCAGCGACGGTCTCTAACTCCACGTCGATGGACTCCGCCGCGTTGTTGGATCTACTTGGCAACGAAAACAGGAGGCGAATCCTTCGGCTGCTCGCTCGCAAACCCTGTTATGTCACCGAAATTTCCGAATACCTCGGCGTGAGTCCCAAGGCGGTCATCGAACACCTGCGGAAACTCGAGGAGGCGGGCCTGATCGAGAGCCGAGTCGACGATCAGCGCCGGAAGTACTTTCATATCGCCCGGAACGTTCGCCTCGAGGTCAACGTCTCGCCCTATGGCTTCGCGAGCAAGAGCGCGTATCCGGCCAACAGCAGTTTCGATATCACGACCTGTCGCCACCTGACGCTCGACATCTCCTGGGACGATACTGACGATTTAGACGAATTACTCGCCGCTCTGGAGGACTTAGAACAGCTCGAGAACGAACTCTCCTTGGCCCAGCGGTGGGTTCAGGGGCGGCTCTGTGACGTGCTCGACCAGATCTCCGAAAGCGTCGGTGCCGACCCCGAGAGCCGGATCTACGCCGATCTCCTCGCGAGCGTCCGGTCGGAGCCGAAATCGGTCGGCGAACTCAGTGACGATGTCGAGGCCCCGCGGGAGGTCGTCGCCGACCTGCTCGAGGTGATGGCCGACAACGGCGTCGTGCGCCGGACCGAGCGCGGCTGGGAG
Proteins encoded in this window:
- a CDS encoding response regulator; amino-acid sequence: MPADSSDAVADAAAGTDPPETTPRHVLIVEDDEELAELLRVWVNDCCGGETTVTVAHSVADGTAALESCSTLDIALLDRRLPDGPGRELLDAVTARFDAITVMITAVAPEHDIITLPLNDYLVKPIDKETLVKQLSLLVRLDAATALEPYTDARKASLLEYHLDRPEENPLFRRFAARWSYDRLEVAAVDDRAVVYELYTGGADTAADDREVHVSVAGALASEIDALLEAGKLEPVGELLPSGDDYAWLEADGDGRIDLEDGAIGIYGFTCETPEQYVADGDGRDDGLAVGMSDRELATVLESEFN
- a CDS encoding dipeptide epimerase; its protein translation is MSLETSFERRSLPLEYPFGIARGTTTETDAVFVRIEDDDGATGVGAAAPSARYGETAATAEAVLPDLLSVVEGVGDPHQLERIERRMRETVRQNPSARAAVSVALHDLVAKRFDVPLYRYWGLDPADTLETSYTIGLDETETMRAKTETALERGFGTLKVKLGTDRDLEIVRTIRSVAPDARLFVDANEAWSPREAVRKIERLVEFDPAFVEQPVSADDPEGLQFVSERSALPIAADESCRTLADVPRVADRCDIVNLKLMKCGGLLEARRIISAARAQGLEVLCGCMTESNASIAAACHLAPLVDYADLDGSLLLADDPADGVPMPDGRINLAGLERPGTGAVLDAA
- a CDS encoding DUF1611 domain-containing protein, which produces MRVAILAHEKFPDRAKTALGVLRYADHDVVAVLDRDTAGRRVSAFVSDVQDAPIVAETSDLEAEADEIDALLIGIAPIGGGFDESWRDDVRTALEYGWDVISGLHYFLADDEEFARLAAERGCELRDVRNPPDDLTVADGVADAVDAEVILTVGTDCSVGKMTTTMELARAARAAGHDAAVIPTGQTGILIEGWGTPIDRVVSDFAAGAVEEMILEKGDDHDYLFVEGQGSIVHPAYSPVTLGILHGSMADELVLCHEAGRDLLHGYESFALPSIPTYVDLYESVAAPVAEAEVVAGALNTAGLERDAAARDAVDDYADALGAPATDVLRFGTDDLLAALL
- a CDS encoding MFS transporter — protein: MSDRWLAAWGLGSIAFGGASLLVPLYLVELGASPVQLGLLAATAAGVGAPGAIAFGRLANRVDRRRLLVLATLIGVAISMAAIPFLTSIAAVIVANAALWLFVSSIGPVLTMLVVDDTPESQWSERIGLVNAYQGYGWAGGLVLGTVWPLLGGRLLAAGTVTRSLFWLLAACAGASAVLAARTLPRPVSSAHVTDGRAVRRVGRLLATSSRGVKGATFAFSPTRLYWTTRGIDPRRLAARTDRTLATYFVAGAFFFTGSAAFWAPLPLYLTDLGFDSGRVFACYLASSLGSAACYGLAGRLSSRYDVRHLQSGVLAVRGALFPSIVAVAGAGLAVAFGTVGLLLALLGVTWAGIAVVGTAIVTRLAPPDARGEVLGAYVALGAVGGGLGGVLGGWVATFGYAAAFAVAGGLVLAGAVLVASLESISSGDRTVTTHPETVAERADDDTAMASSTRRE
- a CDS encoding Vms1/Ankzf1 family peptidyl-tRNA hydrolase, producing the protein MLDELLGRASLKERIDDLEEENDRLRERYEAESERRAEAATARQDAEERVNRLEDRIAQLEGELERADEDESGLAVRRRDDLRGARLEAVLDRLNSFRTGPEGALTVGVDDDGLTESTRGDLTDVLGDRTALVDDAAPCLCCVDDAGLIALTLEPPVTPERPATWDDRFALEREWFLPTGDHAVALVRTDLFAVGVYEGDERVDYRGFESDVKGSHSKGGFSQARFERIRDGQIDDHLERCREVLAAYEPGGERAETPLYLVGQRGVVETLVEESELEPAATAAVDATGDPKPALEDAVRSFWTTELRVL
- a CDS encoding DUF5802 family protein, giving the protein MFEVFSQSYYLGRLYVTPTDGDHALMHDEQHERINEEVYATGDGLERLDTPLVMKLESQHFPVHGAADVPTNTLALPESMLDGTEIRNPPSLQEVFLARRERARQLLAFAGGWRDDTGGSPDDGFPNAGT
- a CDS encoding ArsR/SmtB family transcription factor — protein: MDSAALLDLLGNENRRRILRLLARKPCYVTEISEYLGVSPKAVIEHLRKLEEAGLIESRVDDQRRKYFHIARNVRLEVNVSPYGFASKSAYPANSSFDITTCRHLTLDISWDDTDDLDELLAALEDLEQLENELSLAQRWVQGRLCDVLDQISESVGADPESRIYADLLASVRSEPKSVGELSDDVEAPREVVADLLEVMADNGVVRRTERGWELTTNG